The Clupea harengus chromosome 26, Ch_v2.0.2, whole genome shotgun sequence region CAAAtatgcacccacacccacacacacacacagattttccccAAGAATTTGTTGTGGACAACAGTAGCCAAGACTAACAATAAGTACTCCCCAAAGCCTATGAGGCACACATACTTCAGTTCGGTCTTAATGGCATTCAGTGCTTCATAGCCTGTAAAACATTCCATCTTGCTCCAGGGCCCTGAAGCTTAGATAGGATACCTTCTGGTCGACTGATTTTACCAAGCACCTTTAAACACATTGTTCATCGTTTAGTTGTCTGACTCAATTTTTGCCTGACCTTGATTGTCTTTCACTCAGCACTTAGAAAGATGGGATAaagatgaaaaaacaaacacccaAAATGAAGTGTGGCGCAAATAACTGTTCTTTAATTTCATGAGGCCGTCACAAACCTgaatgacattttttctccGCTATAGATTGGtctccatttcatttcattaacaTGTTGCTGGATTAACAAAAAAAGTTTCAGCATTTCTGCCCCGATCCATTCCTTTAGATCAACACAGTCTTACCAAAAGATATCTTTACGTTGTCCTTAAAAGAAAATGTTAAAAATACAAATGAGGAAAGGTTAGTTGGGATACGACAAGCGACCATCAAGTGACCATCACTCGAACCAAAGTTCAAAtaggtttgaaaagaaaagaaaaacgtttcaaatgaaataaaatcttGCAGGGGGTCTGGTCTGTGACTTTGACTCTTGActccaacaaacaaaaaaaaacactttagtGTTCATGGGAAGAGATCATTATGGGATGTGCTCAACTAAAAATCCCTTCGGTTACTCTCCAAAACATTTGAAGAGAAATTACTGCGGAGTCCCaccttggcaaaaaaaaaagatttgataAGGAATcaagggatttaaaaaaaaaaaaaaaaaaaaaaaaaaaagatagaaggCGTGGTCCTCCATGGCATTCTTCTGTTCTTCAGCGATGGTTACCCTTCGCAGAAGTCATTGTTGCTTCTCTCTAACACTGTTAACAGCGTGTCATGTCTTCAACACTAGACTTTCACTATTGCTATAGTTGGTATACTGCCAGAGGTGCTATCAGCTAGGTGACTGCTGTCTACAATAAATCCTTGCATTAACTCAACTAAACTGCTTTCCATGCGGTGGGTACAGATGAGACAGGGGCATGCAAGATAAAGAAAGACGTTGAGACGATCTCATTGACACATGAAGACGTCTGATCCAGTTGTTCTACTGTCCATAAAAGCACTGTGTGATATTGATGGCTCTGTCGTGTAAACACCCCGTGCCGTTTTAACAAGTGTTCATGTGAGCGATAAAATGCTTGATGATTGATTGATCGATCCTGCATGGAGATTCCCCATTTCCTTGAATTGACGATAACTGGCGACCAGCGTCGCTGTCGTACACGGACACCAAGATTAGGTACATGAAGGCGCTTCATAAGACTtaagattaaaaataaaaagaactcAATCTTATAAGATAAAttaaggaggggggggggggttctctcaAGAGTGAGAGCGcgagaaagacaagaaagaaagaaacaaatagaGAGAAAAGCGAGAGAGGGCCTTTATATGCATGTGCGTATGTCTgcgcgtgtttgtttgtttgtttgtgtgtttgtttgtttgtgtgtgagggagggaaggaggtgtCTGGGGATGCTGCGTGAGCAAATGAACACCAGGCACGGAAGTCTCTAgaatctgaggtgtgtgtgtgtgtgtgtgtgtgtgcgccggaGCAGCCAACACTCAAGAGACTGGAGGAAGCCGGTGCTCTGGGGACTCACGCAGCCCAGCGTCGGGGCCGACCAGCGGGAGGTCTGCGCCGGGATTTAGCTGCCGAAGCCGAAGATGCCCTTGATGTATCCGGTCAGGCCTCCCTTGCCCTTCTGTTCCACCTTGTCGTCCAGGGGCGGGAAGGCCACGTGGTTGAGCGCCAGGTCGAAGAACAGGGGCTTGCAGGGGATTGGCTGGAAGTCGGGGGGAAACTCCACCAGATTGGGCTGCTTGCCGACGAGGGTGGGATCCAGACGGAAGGCGTCCAATCGGTCGCAGAGGGGCTGCAGAGTATGAGGGATAATCGAAAGGGTcataaatgagaaaaaaaataataatatataatatcatataaGGCCACATGTAAGAAGAACCatttgtaaaaacacacacacgcgctaaAATACTTCAGGGTTGTCACCTTCACCCACTAAAACATGAAGCATGTTAGCGCGTGTGCATTTTATTGCTTTAATGTCAAAATCACTTAAAATGCTGCGTGTGGAATAATTCAACTGAATACGTAATGTTCTTGGCTCCCACTCCTACCTTGTTCTCTTTCACATTGGGCTGTATGGGTGTTTCCGCTACATCTTCTTTGTCTAAAATACAAACAAGCCCACAGATGCTGCGTCAGTACCTACCATACATAACACCTCACATGACCAGTTACGTGTGAGGTCTCAATGTCAGAGTGGAGACTGTTATTTAACCATGAGGTAATGTCTAGCACTAGGAAATtgagaaacaaaatggctgaacCCAAAATGGTATAACCCACCCAAGATGGCTGCCGCCTGCAGCGAGTATTTCTCGGCATTAACCTCGGCGATAAGTTCTTGGACATCTGGAAGGTCCTGTGAAAATCCGAGAGACATCAGCACTGTTTGACAGAAACGTACAAACCTTCATATGAGTATTCCTAACAGGTGTTGAGATTGCTCTACCTTGAGGCTGTTGTTCAGGCTCTTGGCTTTGGACTGGACCTCTTGGGCGTACTTCAGAACTCGCTCATACAGAACCAGGGCCTCACTCCACTTCTTCACCAGCACATAGGACTGGGCGATGAAGAAACACCTGAAACAAAAGGACAGCAAAAATGACTTGAATAAAAAGCTACAAATGACAACCACGTCAGGAAATCTGGAGACCTGGGTGATGCAGACCGATTCCCAATGGCCATGACGGATGACACAACCCtcagacatgcagacataccTGTAGGCCTTGTACACCAGGGTCTTCAGGGCCACCTCCTTCTGGAAGGTCTGATCCTCCTCCATTCCCTGAATGACGGACAACTCTGCCAGGCTCTACGGAGAGGAACAGCACCAGAGTCAATAAGCACAGACCAGACTCAACCTTGCCTTTCAGGTCCCATCAGCCATCAGCACAGTTCAAAGTTCATCTCTGCACTACTGTGACAAAGACCATAGCATCTTCTTGCTGTTCCTTGGGTCACGACACATCATGAAAAACTGCTTGCAGAACATTAGGAACTTGAGTGTAACAAATATTCTGAAATGTAATTGTGACAATTTGGAGATAAGTCTGGTAGGGGCCAAAGAACGGGCCCAATATTGCACAACTTCAAATGGATCAAAATGTTCTGAGAACACAAATGCTTGTACACTTTCTGTTACAGTTTATCTTACCTCAAAAGTCAGATACTATTCGACTGGCGGGAGCAAAACCACTGCTCTACATGAAGCAGCAAACCCTATAGTGCCATTTTCATGTGCGGTTGCCCGCAATAGCCCGTTTAATTTCATACCAATTGATTAAAATGGGCTTCTTGGAAGACATTCTAAAGTGACATTCTATTGTGATTCATACCAAGGACGGTCTCTAGGCCAGCCGGGTCAGATTCTTATGACATGCAACGCTCATGAGCATCACCACCAcgtgtctgtcctgtctggaAAAAATCCTTTTGAAGCTCACACGTGGTGTCACACCGTGTACTCTTGCCTTAAGGCTGCTGTCAAAAGTCGATAAATCTGCCTTGTCTTGTCTAACTTCTCATGAGACAAAATCCTTACTAAGCTTCAATCTTCATCACTTTAAGGATTACTTAAACGGCcatttttcgttttttttactACTACTATGACTACTGCTACTATTTCTACCACTGATGACTCCACAACCAGACCTCCTTCCCAAAAAgtgaaacattttttaaatgaacaagAGAAGAGGCAAACGCCACTCCTTGGACGGGGGCCGGGGGACACAGCGAGGCGAGGCTGGTACCTGCAGGATGATGTCGTAGAGGCGGATGAGGTCCTGGGGCCGGGGCCCCCTCTTGCTGTCGTCCATCTCCGGCTCCTTGAGCTTGGCCTGCAGCGTGTGGGCCATGCTCTCATTGCGCTTCACCACGGTCCACAGCTTGATGTAGGTCAGGTAGCTGTGGACAGGGCCGAACACCAAAGGGTTAGAGAGAAtttagaggtcaaaggtcagataggtgttagaggtcAAGGGTTATAGAGGGTGGGCTGACGACAAGCTctcaggaggacacacacacacacacacacacacacacacacacacacacacacacacacacacacgagaagccATAAATCAGCACACCAGGGGCGTAACACACCTGTGCAGGAACTGCAGGTTAGAGACCTTCCCTCCCTCCGGTTCTGATCCCCTCTCTCTGGTTTTCTGGGGAGTAGCACAAACAAGCCTGTCATGTTAACACCACAGAGAGTTCATCTGAACAACACCGCTATAAGTAATATCCAGaggcaaacaaataaaaagtgtCTTCTCCTTACCACGTCAATCCTGATTTCCTCTCGCACGGCCTGGATGGTGTCTCTGCACTCTGCCAGGAGAGTCTCATAAAGGCGCTCCTTAGTTTCTTCACTGGAAGCCTAACGGGccgaaacacaaacaaacgcaaacGACAGACTTAGAATTAGACGGAAATGCAGAAACACTAAACAACAAACTGACGAGACATGTAGACCCTGAAGATCATATTATGAAAAAAAGGGGTTCAGACATTCCTGATCCATGTCTGAGGACAAGCAACACATCcgacaaaaacataaataaataaataagctaaACACAACTCTATTAGTATACACAATCCACAGATGCAGGACAGGTACAAGTGTATGTTGAACGGCCATTTTGACTTTATACAGTTTTGGAATGTTTATACAGGAGAGCCTCTGGTATGAACAGACAATGTGTAATAgtctcactctatccctctggCTTAAGTTTGGTTTTATCTAGGATACGTGGGTGTACAAAAACCCACATTGTAATGAAAGATGTGTGACTGCTGGTGAATAGAAGCTATGCAACTGGGCAGGTTTCATATGCATACCTGAGGAAGCAGATATGCTACAGCTAAGTCATTGTGAGAACGTTTCATCAAACGTCAAAGAAAAGGCGTGCACTATTTTACTTCGAAAGCTCTTACAATCTTCATAGTCAAGCTACAAGCGTGCTACAAGCTAAACAACCAAGTGGCTTGTAGCAATTAAAAGAACAATATTGATAAACATTTTTAGGAGCCTTGATTTTAAGATAACATAGTTTGATGTATGGGGCCAACCTTTCAACCCTAAATATGAATGTTACAGGAATGCAAGACATTGCCTTGTGGCCATTTGCTACTGCCGTGTACAGGCAATTAACAGGGACACTTTGATGTCTGCCTCCAGTAGTCTTCTCTTAAGGATATCAGTCAAGTGTTACAAAAACAGAAACTACAAAAACCAGATTCCCCAAATATGCAGCACACCAGACAGACGCTGTGCAAAGCACCGTCATTAATGGGCTGTTTATGATGGCACGGCGAGACGGCCACACCGGGTATGTGCACTAGGCCTGGCCTTTTGGCACAGTCTCAACCAAGCCACCATGCTGGCAACACCTTGAATGACTGAGATGCACTGGTGGAACCAGCTCCCTTACAGAGAGTGACAAACAGATatgggggaagggagggggggggttagggaaACCAACTAGATAATCAAGGCATGGGCGAACCCAGGGTGACTACACTTGCAAATAGGGCTGTGGTATCACTGCAAACCGCTCCGAATACCGCGGCTAGTCAATTTTATAGCCCTGCAGCCCTACTTGTGAAGGAGTACATTAGCAAAGACACTACCACAAATAGCGAGGGGTGTCAGTCACAGTTCACATCAAGATACCGTAAGACCAGTAGCAATCTGTAGTAGCTACTAACAGGTTCAAAacgcacataaaaaaaaaaacactgttttaaCACAATTTATTTTACCCTGCCATTGTTACAGTGTTACTATACTATTAGGATCAGGGCGACATACTGAGGAACGAAGGCTAACAGCGTACTGATACTGCACCACGCAACGCCACAAACATCCAGTCCAGCCAGAATGCGGAACTGGAATCTTCGTGcgtggagagagacaggtcagTCAGAGCTATGGGCTGTAATGACAACAGACCTCTAATTACGATAAAGATGCTCATTTGTATGGCTCCCAAGAGTTTATGGATTTCTAGACAGGCTGTGTACGGCCTTGTGGGGCTTGTGAGGGGGAGCACTGTGTCCGAGGCGTTGAGGCACCGGGCCTGATGGCAGGGCTGTCATGGGGGAGAATGCAGCCCGGATGTGAAGGAGCCGCATGCCACTGGCCTGAGCTGTCTGCCtgagctgcctgcctgcctgcctgcctgcctgcctgcctgagctgcctgcctgccatgggtgtgtctgggtggggAAGAGCAGAGGGCAGCCTGGGGTGGGGCAGCTTGCCTCTCATACTCTCATGTACCATACcctctcactgactcactgtatgcgtgtgttagagtgtgtgtgtgtgtgtgtgtgtgtgtgtgtgtgtgtgtgtgtgtgtgtgtgtgtgtgtgtgtgagtgagtgagcgagagtgtgGGGCCCTGTATGGCAGaacagcgccatctagtgggGAATTAGGGACTCATTATTAACACATCTACCATACCCAACTGTGAGGACTGTCTAGACagggctgaaaaaaaaaaagatcacgctgagagagtgagagatacgCCCAGGGTGTCTACCTGGCAAACAGGCAGGTGTATTAGCTGTAATTACTACTTGCGTGACAGTCTGTTTCTGAACAGGGCTGTGCAACATAAACACCTCGCATCTCCCAGCGAGTTCTACAAACACAACTTCAGAGCCCCACAGATTTGTGTTAAGCCATAATTTGTAGTTATGAAACTGGAGGGACTAGAATGCaccagaaggaaggaaggattaGAATGACCTGTTTTGAAACTGTCATTTTATATTGGAAGATTAAAGGTGTAGCTTGCAATGTTGGCAGAAGTTTGACGTTTTGAAAACTGGACAGCCAAGCAGTACCCATACCCAATACCCTTTCTCCCTTTCGAAACATTAGCATAATCCCTTGGAACGGGCTAATCTCCGCTGAACCGATTTCAAAGGTGTGGTTGCAAAAAGATGCCTTATCAGGCTTCAGGCCATCTACTGCAGTATGTAAGGATTTTTAATCTCTCTTTATCAAGATTCTCAAAAGGAATATCGTCATCACGTGGACAGGCATCCACCGCTCTCCTGATGAAGACTCACCTGAGCAATGGCCCGCCTCGTTGTCTGCCAGTCCCAGGAGGAAGATGCGGGCCTTGTCGATCTTGACGGGCCACGGTGCGCCCGCGCCACTCCACCTCGCTCATGGTGGCGGCCTGCTTGGCCCTAGTTTGGGTGATCAAAGTCTGCCgcagaaaacagacaaaagaacTATTCAAGCAAAAACATTTCAATGAATGACTacttctgatgatgatgattgctGTTCAAGGAAGTAATCTAGTCATTTTTGCAAGACTACCCAATGCGGAATGCTTAAAAGCCATATGTTACACACACCTTATCTTTTACACTGAGACTACGCAAGGAtacaatttcatcaatcatcagaTCATATCaaaaatcatcatcatatatAATTCAATAAGTGAGTGCATGATTATGATGTGATGGGAAACAAAGGAGTTATATCTGCATATTGGTGGTGTAAAGATCTTTGGTGTTTTTAAAGCCAAGACAGGCTCTCTGCTGGGACAGtcactgatgtgtgtctgtaataagggcagtctctgatgtgtgtgtgtgtgtctgtaataagggCAATCTCTGATGTCACTGACgtgtgtctgtaataagggcagtccctgatgtcactgatgtgtgtctgtaataagggcagtctgtgtgtctgtaataagggCAGTCTCTGATCTGGTCTGTAATAAGGGcagtctctgatgtgtgtctgtaataagggCAGTCTCTGACgtgtgtctgtaataagggCAGTCTCTGACgtgtgtctgtaataagggcagtctctgatgtgtgtctgtaataagggcagtctctgatgtgtgtctgtaataagggcagtctctgatgtgtgtctgtaataagggcagtctctgatgtgtgtctgtaataagggcagtctctgatgtgtgtctgtaataaaggcagtctgtgtgtctgtaataaaggcagtctgtgtgtctgtaataaaggcagtctgtgtgtctgtaataagggcagtcactgatgtgtgtctgtaataagggcagtctctgatgtcactgatgtgtgtctgtaataagggcagtctctgatgtcactgatgtgtgtctgtaataagggcagtctctgatgtgtgtctgtaataagggCAATCCCTGATGtcactgatgtgtgtctgtaataagggcagtctctgatgtgtgtctgtaataagggcaatccctgatgtgtgtgtgtgtgtgtgtgtgtaataagggcagtctctgatgtgtgtctgtaataagggCAATCCCTGATGtcactgatgtgtgtctgta contains the following coding sequences:
- the srp68 gene encoding LOW QUALITY PROTEIN: signal recognition particle subunit SRP68 (The sequence of the model RefSeq protein was modified relative to this genomic sequence to represent the inferred CDS: deleted 2 bases in 2 codons); amino-acid sequence: MTKVLICRTIYEKLASAFTEEQAVLYNQRVEEISPNLRYCAYNIGDQNAINDLMQMRLSAGGSGGMMAEKLETLITQTRAKQAATMSEVEWRGRTVPVKIDKARIFLLGLADNEAAIAQASSEETKERLYETLLAECRDTIQAVREEIRIDVKTRERGSEPEGGKVSNLQFLHSYLTYIKLWTVVKRNESMAHTLQAKLKEPEMDDSKRGPRPQDLIRLYDIILQSLAELSVIQGMEEDQTFQKEVALKTLVYKAYRCFFIAQSYVLVKKWSEALVLYERVLKYAQEVQSKAKSLNNSLKDLPDVQELIAEVNAEKYSLQAAAILDKEDVAETPIQPNVKENKPLCDRLDAFRLDPTLVGKQPNLVEFPPDFQPIPCKPLFFDLALNHVAFPPLDDKVEQKGKGGLTGYIKGIFGFGS